The following proteins are encoded in a genomic region of Brachypodium distachyon strain Bd21 chromosome 1, Brachypodium_distachyon_v3.0, whole genome shotgun sequence:
- the LOC100826737 gene encoding ABC transporter C family member 10 isoform X1, translating to MDDSLTSSWMTSLCGSPVCTSQDVVSCAFVEIFDSSTCMNHLVATGIVLLLVVVLILQLLVKIPKSRASPQQLVALGSPLKLAAVVFNGCLGLVYLGLGLWMLWTNFNQGASVFLTHWWLVTLSQGFGLILTSFAFSIRPRFLGAAFVRFWSVSVTIYAAFISCSSVLHLIADKAITVKACLDVLSLPGAVLLLLYGICRAQDEEGYVGNGNGLYRPLNTEADSEIANPISQVTPFAKAGFFSKMSFWWLNPLMNMGYEKTLEDKDIPLLGATDRAEYQYFTFGEKLNSKKHSQSNATPSIFWTIVSCHRHEIMVSGFFALLKVLTISTGPLLLKAFINVSIGKGTFKYEGYVLAAIMFVCKCCESLSQRQWYFRTRRLGLQMRSFLSAAIYKKQQKLSNTAKIKHSSGEIMNYVTVDAYRIGEFPYWFHQTWTTSVQLCLALVILYNAVGAAMVSSLVVIIVTVLCNAPLARLQHKFQSKLMEAQDVRLKAMSESLVHMKVLKLYAWEAHFKKVIEGLREVEYKWLSAFQLRRAYNSFLFWSSPVLVSAATFLTCYLLNIPLDASNVFTFVATLRLVQEPVRSMPDVIGVVIQAKVAFTRIEKFLDAPELNGKVRKKYCVGIDYPITMNLCNFSWDENPSKPNLKNINLVVKAGEKVAICGEVGSGTVQENILFGSSMDMQRYQETLVRCSLVKDFEMLPYGDLTEIGERGVNLSGGQKQRVQLARALYQNADIYLLDDPFSAVDAHTATSLFNEYVMGALSDKTVLLVTHQVDFLPVFDIILLMSDGEVIRSAPYQDLLADCQEFKDLVNAHKDTIGVSDLNNTSPHRAKGISIMETNDILGSRYIGPVKSSPVDQLIKKEERETGDTGLKPYMIYLRQNKGFMYASFCAISHIVFIAGQITQNSWMAANVQNPHVSTLKLISVYIAIGVCTMFFLLSRSLCVVVLGIQTSRSLFSQLLNSLFRAPMSFFDCTPLGRVLSRVSSDLSIVDLDVPFTFMFSVSASLNAYSNLGVLAVVTWEVLFVSVPMIVLAIRLQRYYLASAKELMRINGTTKSALANHLGESISGAITIRAFEEEDRFFAKNLDLIDKNASPYFYNFAATEWLIQRLEIMSAAVLSFSAFVMALLPPGTFSPGFVGMALSYGLSLNMSFVFSIQNQCNLTNQIISVERVNQYMDIKSEAAEVIEENRPAPDWPQVGSVELRDLKIRYREDSPLVLHGVTCKFEGGDKIGIVGRTGSGKTTLIGALFRLVEPTGGKIIIDSLDITTIGLHDLRSRLGIIPQDPTLFQGTVRYNLDPLGQFSDQQIWEVLDKCQLLEVVREKEQGLDSHVVEDGSNWSMGQRQLFCLGRALLRRCRILVLDEATASIDNATDVVLQKTIRTEFKYCTVITVAHRIPTVMDCDMVLAMSDGRVVEYDKPTKLMETEGSLFHELVKEYWSYTSNGNI from the exons ATGGACGATTCCCTCACAA GTTCTTGGATGACCAGCTTGTGTGGGAGCCCAGTTTGCACCAGCCAAGATGTAGTTTCATGCGCCTTCGTGGAAATATTCGACTCTTCCACTTGCATGAATCATCTGGTGGCGACGGGCATCGTCTTGCTGTTAGTGGTCGTTCTCATACTCCAATTGCTTGTCAAAATTCCAAAGAGCAGAGCGTCCCCGCAGCAGCTTGTCGCTCTCGGCTCACCACTAAAGCTGGCTGCAGTAGTGTTCAATGGCTGCCTGGGTTTGGTTTATCTTGGGCTGGGACTCTGGATGCTGTGGACTAACTTCAATCAGGGTGCCTCAGTTTTCCTGACACACTGGTGGCTTGTAACATTATCTCAAGGATTTGGTCTGATCCTTACCAGCTTTGCTTTCAGCATCAGGCCTCGGTTCCTCGGGGCAGCATTTGTTCGATTTTGGTCGGTTTCGGTGACCATCTATGCAGCATTCATCAGTTGTTCCTCGGTTCTTCACCTTATCGCAGATAAGGCGATCACCGTCAAGGCTTGTTTAGATGTTCTGTCCCTACCAGGTGCagttctccttcttctttatGGCATTTGTCGCGCCCAGGATGAAGAGGGTTATGTAGGAAATGGAAATGGTCTCTACAGGCCCCTGAACACCGAGGCAGACAGTGAAATAGCTAATCCAATCAGTCAGGTAACTCCTTTTGCTAAAGCTGGTTTTTTCAGCAAGATGTCATTTTGGTGGTTGAATCCTTTAATGAATATGGGTTATGAGAAGACCCTCGAGGACAAAGACATTCCACTCTTAGGTGCCACAGATCGAGCAGAGTACCAATACTTCACGTTCGGGGAGAAGCTGAACAGCAAGAAGCATTCCCAGTCAAATGCCACTCCATCAATCTTCTGGACTATTGTTTCTTGTCACAGGCATGAGATCATGGTCTCAGGTTTCTTTGCTTTGCTCAAAGTTCTCACCATATCTACAGGCCCATTGCTTCTCAAGGCATTCATCAATGTATCAATTGGGAAAGGGACATTTAAATATGAAGGTTATGTGCTTGCTGCGATAATGTTCGTCTGCAAATGCTGTGAATCGTTATCGCAGAGACAGTGGTATTTTCGCACTCGGAGATTAGGATTGCAGATGAGGTCATTCCTGTCAGCAGCTATTTACAAGAAACAGCAGAAACTATCAAACAcagcaaaaataaaacacTCTTCTGGAGAAATTATGAACTATGTGACTGTCGATGCCTACCGGATTGGGGAATTCCCATACTGGTTCCATCAAACATGGACAACAAGTGTTCAACTTTGCCTTGCTCTGGTAATTCTATATAATGCGGTCGGTGCTGCAATGGTTTCATCGTTGGTTGTCATCATTGTCACAGTACTCTGCAATGCTCCATTGGCCAGACTGCAACACAAGTTTCAGAGTAAACTTATGGAAGCACAAGACGTGAGATTGAAGGCCATGTCTGAGTCCTTAGTTCATATGAAGGTCTTGAAACTTTATGCATGGGAAGCTCACTTCAAGAAGGTCATTGAGGGGTTGAGGGAGGTTGAGTACAAATGGTTGTCAGCATTCCAGCTTAGGAGGGCATACAACAGTTTCTTGTTCTGGTCATCACCTGTTTTGGTTTCGGCCGCAACCTTTCTAACATGCTATCTTTTGAATATACCTCTTGATGCTAGCAACGTCTTTACCTTCGTGGCAACTCTGAGACTCGTGCAAGAACCAGTTAGGTCAATGCCAGATGTTATTGGAGTTGTGATACAAGCTAAGGTTGCTTTTACTCGGATAGAGAAGTTTCTTGATGCACCCGAGCTGAATGGGAAAGTCAGGAAGAAATACTGTGTGGGCATCGATTACCCAATAACAATGAACTTGTGCAATTTCTCATGGGATGAAAATCCATCAAAACCAAATCTAAAGAATATAAATTTGGTAGTCAAAGCTGGAGAAAAGGTTGCAATTTGTGGAGAGGTAGGATCAG GAACCGTGCAAGAAAATATTCTATTTGGATCTTCTATGGACATGCAAAGATACCAAGAAACACTGGTGAGGTGCTCGTTAGTAAAGGACTTTGAAATGCTGCCATATGGAGACCTTACTGAGATTGGGGAGCGAGGGGTAAACCTTAGTGGTGGTCAGAAGCAGCGGGTTCAGCTTGCTCGTGCTCTATACCAAAATGCAGACATTTATCTTCTGGATGACCCTTTCAGTGCTGTTGATGCCCATACAGCAACAAGTCTCTTTAAT GAATATGTCATGGGTGCTCTATCAGACAAGACAGTTCTTTTGGTGACCCACCAAGTGGATTTTCTACCTGTATTTGACATCATTCTG TTAATGTCAGATGGAGAGGTTATCCGTTCTGCACCTTATCAAGATCTATTGGCAGATTGTCAAGAATTCAAAGACCTTGTAAATGCCCATAAAGATACTATTGGTGTTTCAGATCTTAATAATACGTCCCCTCACAGAGCAAAGGGAATATCAATAATGGAGACGAATGATATCCTCGGAAGCAGGTATATAGGACCTGTGAAGTCGTCACCAGTCGATCAACTGattaagaaagaagaaagagaaaccGGGGATACAGGTCTTAAACCGTATATGATTTACCTGCGTCAGAACAAAGGATTCATGTATGCCTCGTTTTGTGCTATTTCTCACATTGTCTTCATTGCCGGGCAAATAACACAGAATTCATGGATGGCTGCTAATGTCCAAAATCCTCATGTTAGTACACTGAAGTTAATTTCTGTGTACATTGCTATTGGAGTTTGCACCATGTTCTTTTTGTTATCAAGATCATTATGTGTCGTCGTTCTCGGGATCCAGACATCAAGATCCTTATTTTCTCAGTTACTTAATTCATTGTTCCGTGCACCGATGTCCTTTTTTGATTGTACTCCTCTAGGAAGGGTTCTTAGCCGG GTCTCTTCAGATTTGAGTATTGTTGACCTTGATGTTCCATTTACCTTCATGTTTAGTGTCAGCGCCAGCTTAAATGCATATAGCAATCTAGGGGTATTGGCTGTTGTCACTTGGGAAGTTCTGTTTGTATCCGTGCCAATGATAGTTTTGGCAATTAGGTTGCAG AGGTACTATCTAGCCTCGGCTAAGGAATTGATGCGAATTAATGGCACTACCAAGTCTGCTCTAGCAAATCACTTAGGTGAATCGATTTCAGGGGCTATAACAATAAGGGCctttgaggaagaagatcgtTTCTTTGCTAAAAATTTGGATCTCATTGACAAAAATGCCAGTCCATATTTCTATAATTTTGCAGCAACTGAATGGTTGATTCAACGCCTGGAAATAATGAGTGCTGCcgttctttccttttctgccTTTGTCatggctcttcttcctccaggaACTTTTAGCCCTG GTTTTGTGGGGATGGCATTGTCCTATGGTCTTTCGTTAAATATGTCATTTGTTTTCTCTATTCAAAATCAATGCAACCTTACGAATCAAATAATTTCGGTGGAACGGGTGAACCAGTACATGGACATAAAAAGTGAAGCAGCAGAAGTTATTGAAGAAAACCGACCCGCACCTGATTGGCCCCAAGTTGGCAGCGTAGAGCTTAGAGATTTGAAG ATTAGGTATAGGGAAGATTCCCCCCTTGTACTACATGGAGTTACTTGCAAGTTTGAAGGTGGAGATAAGATTGGTATAGTCGGTCGGACAGGAAGTGGAAAAACAACTTTAATTGGTGCATTGTTTCGTCTTGTTGAACCCACGGGAGGGAAAATAATTATAGACTCTTTGGACATCACTACGATAGGCTTACATGACCTGCGTTCGCGTTTGGGTATCATTCCACAAGATCCAACACTTTTTCAGGGTACAGTAAGATATAATCTTGATCCTCTTGGGCAATTCTCGGATCAACAAATATGGGAG GTTCTTGACAAATGTCAACTTCTTGAAGTTGTCCGGGAGAAGGAACAGGGATTGGATTCACATG TTGTGGAGGACGGGTCAAACTGGAGCATGGGCCAAAGGCAGCTCTTCTGTCTGGGACGGGCACTTTTGAGAAGGTGTCGTATCTTAGTTCTTGATGAAGCTACAGCCTCTATAGACAATGCAACAGATGTTGTCCTTCAGAAAACAATCCGGACAGAATTCAAGTATTGCACTGTTATTACAGTCGCCCACCGTATACCGACAGTTATGGACTGTGATATGGTACTTGCAATGAGCGATG GGAGAGTTGTGGAGTATGACAAACCTACGAAGCTCATGGAAACTGAAGGGTCTCTTTTCCATGAGCTGGTCAAGGAGTATTGGTCATACACATCAAACGGAAACATTTAG
- the LOC100826737 gene encoding ABC transporter C family member 10 isoform X2: MDDSLTSSWMTSLCGSPVCTSQDVVSCAFVEIFDSSTCMNHLVATGIVLLLVVVLILQLLVKIPKSRASPQQLVALGSPLKLAAVVFNGCLGLVYLGLGLWMLWTNFNQGASVFLTHWWLVTLSQGFGLILTSFAFSIRPRFLGAAFVRFWSVSVTIYAAFISCSSVLHLIADKAITVKACLDVLSLPGAVLLLLYGICRAQDEEGYVGNGNGLYRPLNTEADSEIANPISQVTPFAKAGFFSKMSFWWLNPLMNMGYEKTLEDKDIPLLGATDRAEYQYFTFGEKLNSKKHSQSNATPSIFWTIVSCHRHEIMVSGFFALLKVLTISTGPLLLKAFINVSIGKGTFKYEGYVLAAIMFVCKCCESLSQRQWYFRTRRLGLQMRSFLSAAIYKKQQKLSNTAKIKHSSGEIMNYVTVDAYRIGEFPYWFHQTWTTSVQLCLALVILYNAVGAAMVSSLVVIIVTVLCNAPLARLQHKFQSKLMEAQDVRLKAMSESLVHMKVLKLYAWEAHFKKVIEGLREVEYKWLSAFQLRRAYNSFLFWSSPVLVSAATFLTCYLLNIPLDASNVFTFVATLRLVQEPVRSMPDVIGVVIQAKVAFTRIEKFLDAPELNGKVRKKYCVGIDYPITMNLCNFSWDENPSKPNLKNINLVVKAGEKVAICGEVGSGKSTLLAAVLGEVPRTEGTIQVCGKIAYVSQNAWIQTGTVQENILFGSSMDMQRYQETLVRCSLVKDFEMLPYGDLTEIGERGVNLSGGQKQRVQLARALYQNADIYLLDDPFSAVDAHTATSLFNEYVMGALSDKTVLLVTHQVDFLPVFDIILLMSDGEVIRSAPYQDLLADCQEFKDLVNAHKDTIGVSDLNNTSPHRAKGISIMETNDILGSRYIGPVKSSPVDQLIKKEERETGDTGLKPYMIYLRQNKGFMYASFCAISHIVFIAGQITQNSWMAANVQNPHVSTLKLISVYIAIGVCTMFFLLSRSLCVVVLGIQTSRSLFSQLLNSLFRAPMSFFDCTPLGRVLSRVSSDLSIVDLDVPFTFMFSVSASLNAYSNLGVLAVVTWEVLFVSVPMIVLAIRLQRYYLASAKELMRINGTTKSALANHLGESISGAITIRAFEEEDRFFAKNLDLIDKNASPYFYNFAATEWLIQRLEIMSAAVLSFSAFVMALLPPGTFSPGFVGMALSYGLSLNMSFVFSIQNQCNLTNQIISVERVNQYMDIKSEAAEVIEENRPAPDWPQVGSVELRDLKIRYREDSPLVLHGVTCKFEGGDKIGIVGRTGSGKTTLIGALFRLVEPTGGKIIIDSLDITTIGLHDLRSRLGIIPQDPTLFQGTVRYNLDPLGQFSDQQIWEVLDKCQLLEVVREKEQGLDSHVVEDGSNWSMGQRQLFCLGRALLRRCRILVLDEATASIDNATDVVLQKTIRTEFKYCTVITVAHRIPTVMDCDMVLAMSDGRVVEYDKPTKLMETEGSLFHELVKEYWSYTSNGNI, encoded by the exons ATGGACGATTCCCTCACAA GTTCTTGGATGACCAGCTTGTGTGGGAGCCCAGTTTGCACCAGCCAAGATGTAGTTTCATGCGCCTTCGTGGAAATATTCGACTCTTCCACTTGCATGAATCATCTGGTGGCGACGGGCATCGTCTTGCTGTTAGTGGTCGTTCTCATACTCCAATTGCTTGTCAAAATTCCAAAGAGCAGAGCGTCCCCGCAGCAGCTTGTCGCTCTCGGCTCACCACTAAAGCTGGCTGCAGTAGTGTTCAATGGCTGCCTGGGTTTGGTTTATCTTGGGCTGGGACTCTGGATGCTGTGGACTAACTTCAATCAGGGTGCCTCAGTTTTCCTGACACACTGGTGGCTTGTAACATTATCTCAAGGATTTGGTCTGATCCTTACCAGCTTTGCTTTCAGCATCAGGCCTCGGTTCCTCGGGGCAGCATTTGTTCGATTTTGGTCGGTTTCGGTGACCATCTATGCAGCATTCATCAGTTGTTCCTCGGTTCTTCACCTTATCGCAGATAAGGCGATCACCGTCAAGGCTTGTTTAGATGTTCTGTCCCTACCAGGTGCagttctccttcttctttatGGCATTTGTCGCGCCCAGGATGAAGAGGGTTATGTAGGAAATGGAAATGGTCTCTACAGGCCCCTGAACACCGAGGCAGACAGTGAAATAGCTAATCCAATCAGTCAGGTAACTCCTTTTGCTAAAGCTGGTTTTTTCAGCAAGATGTCATTTTGGTGGTTGAATCCTTTAATGAATATGGGTTATGAGAAGACCCTCGAGGACAAAGACATTCCACTCTTAGGTGCCACAGATCGAGCAGAGTACCAATACTTCACGTTCGGGGAGAAGCTGAACAGCAAGAAGCATTCCCAGTCAAATGCCACTCCATCAATCTTCTGGACTATTGTTTCTTGTCACAGGCATGAGATCATGGTCTCAGGTTTCTTTGCTTTGCTCAAAGTTCTCACCATATCTACAGGCCCATTGCTTCTCAAGGCATTCATCAATGTATCAATTGGGAAAGGGACATTTAAATATGAAGGTTATGTGCTTGCTGCGATAATGTTCGTCTGCAAATGCTGTGAATCGTTATCGCAGAGACAGTGGTATTTTCGCACTCGGAGATTAGGATTGCAGATGAGGTCATTCCTGTCAGCAGCTATTTACAAGAAACAGCAGAAACTATCAAACAcagcaaaaataaaacacTCTTCTGGAGAAATTATGAACTATGTGACTGTCGATGCCTACCGGATTGGGGAATTCCCATACTGGTTCCATCAAACATGGACAACAAGTGTTCAACTTTGCCTTGCTCTGGTAATTCTATATAATGCGGTCGGTGCTGCAATGGTTTCATCGTTGGTTGTCATCATTGTCACAGTACTCTGCAATGCTCCATTGGCCAGACTGCAACACAAGTTTCAGAGTAAACTTATGGAAGCACAAGACGTGAGATTGAAGGCCATGTCTGAGTCCTTAGTTCATATGAAGGTCTTGAAACTTTATGCATGGGAAGCTCACTTCAAGAAGGTCATTGAGGGGTTGAGGGAGGTTGAGTACAAATGGTTGTCAGCATTCCAGCTTAGGAGGGCATACAACAGTTTCTTGTTCTGGTCATCACCTGTTTTGGTTTCGGCCGCAACCTTTCTAACATGCTATCTTTTGAATATACCTCTTGATGCTAGCAACGTCTTTACCTTCGTGGCAACTCTGAGACTCGTGCAAGAACCAGTTAGGTCAATGCCAGATGTTATTGGAGTTGTGATACAAGCTAAGGTTGCTTTTACTCGGATAGAGAAGTTTCTTGATGCACCCGAGCTGAATGGGAAAGTCAGGAAGAAATACTGTGTGGGCATCGATTACCCAATAACAATGAACTTGTGCAATTTCTCATGGGATGAAAATCCATCAAAACCAAATCTAAAGAATATAAATTTGGTAGTCAAAGCTGGAGAAAAGGTTGCAATTTGTGGAGAGGTAGGATCAGGTAAGTCTACGCTTTTGGCTGCTGTACTCGGAGAGGTCCCTAGAACTGAAGGCACG ATTCAAGTTTGTGGGAAAATAGCATATGTTTCTCAGAATGCATGGATCCAAACAGGAACCGTGCAAGAAAATATTCTATTTGGATCTTCTATGGACATGCAAAGATACCAAGAAACACTGGTGAGGTGCTCGTTAGTAAAGGACTTTGAAATGCTGCCATATGGAGACCTTACTGAGATTGGGGAGCGAGGGGTAAACCTTAGTGGTGGTCAGAAGCAGCGGGTTCAGCTTGCTCGTGCTCTATACCAAAATGCAGACATTTATCTTCTGGATGACCCTTTCAGTGCTGTTGATGCCCATACAGCAACAAGTCTCTTTAAT GAATATGTCATGGGTGCTCTATCAGACAAGACAGTTCTTTTGGTGACCCACCAAGTGGATTTTCTACCTGTATTTGACATCATTCTG TTAATGTCAGATGGAGAGGTTATCCGTTCTGCACCTTATCAAGATCTATTGGCAGATTGTCAAGAATTCAAAGACCTTGTAAATGCCCATAAAGATACTATTGGTGTTTCAGATCTTAATAATACGTCCCCTCACAGAGCAAAGGGAATATCAATAATGGAGACGAATGATATCCTCGGAAGCAGGTATATAGGACCTGTGAAGTCGTCACCAGTCGATCAACTGattaagaaagaagaaagagaaaccGGGGATACAGGTCTTAAACCGTATATGATTTACCTGCGTCAGAACAAAGGATTCATGTATGCCTCGTTTTGTGCTATTTCTCACATTGTCTTCATTGCCGGGCAAATAACACAGAATTCATGGATGGCTGCTAATGTCCAAAATCCTCATGTTAGTACACTGAAGTTAATTTCTGTGTACATTGCTATTGGAGTTTGCACCATGTTCTTTTTGTTATCAAGATCATTATGTGTCGTCGTTCTCGGGATCCAGACATCAAGATCCTTATTTTCTCAGTTACTTAATTCATTGTTCCGTGCACCGATGTCCTTTTTTGATTGTACTCCTCTAGGAAGGGTTCTTAGCCGG GTCTCTTCAGATTTGAGTATTGTTGACCTTGATGTTCCATTTACCTTCATGTTTAGTGTCAGCGCCAGCTTAAATGCATATAGCAATCTAGGGGTATTGGCTGTTGTCACTTGGGAAGTTCTGTTTGTATCCGTGCCAATGATAGTTTTGGCAATTAGGTTGCAG AGGTACTATCTAGCCTCGGCTAAGGAATTGATGCGAATTAATGGCACTACCAAGTCTGCTCTAGCAAATCACTTAGGTGAATCGATTTCAGGGGCTATAACAATAAGGGCctttgaggaagaagatcgtTTCTTTGCTAAAAATTTGGATCTCATTGACAAAAATGCCAGTCCATATTTCTATAATTTTGCAGCAACTGAATGGTTGATTCAACGCCTGGAAATAATGAGTGCTGCcgttctttccttttctgccTTTGTCatggctcttcttcctccaggaACTTTTAGCCCTG GTTTTGTGGGGATGGCATTGTCCTATGGTCTTTCGTTAAATATGTCATTTGTTTTCTCTATTCAAAATCAATGCAACCTTACGAATCAAATAATTTCGGTGGAACGGGTGAACCAGTACATGGACATAAAAAGTGAAGCAGCAGAAGTTATTGAAGAAAACCGACCCGCACCTGATTGGCCCCAAGTTGGCAGCGTAGAGCTTAGAGATTTGAAG ATTAGGTATAGGGAAGATTCCCCCCTTGTACTACATGGAGTTACTTGCAAGTTTGAAGGTGGAGATAAGATTGGTATAGTCGGTCGGACAGGAAGTGGAAAAACAACTTTAATTGGTGCATTGTTTCGTCTTGTTGAACCCACGGGAGGGAAAATAATTATAGACTCTTTGGACATCACTACGATAGGCTTACATGACCTGCGTTCGCGTTTGGGTATCATTCCACAAGATCCAACACTTTTTCAGGGTACAGTAAGATATAATCTTGATCCTCTTGGGCAATTCTCGGATCAACAAATATGGGAG GTTCTTGACAAATGTCAACTTCTTGAAGTTGTCCGGGAGAAGGAACAGGGATTGGATTCACATG TTGTGGAGGACGGGTCAAACTGGAGCATGGGCCAAAGGCAGCTCTTCTGTCTGGGACGGGCACTTTTGAGAAGGTGTCGTATCTTAGTTCTTGATGAAGCTACAGCCTCTATAGACAATGCAACAGATGTTGTCCTTCAGAAAACAATCCGGACAGAATTCAAGTATTGCACTGTTATTACAGTCGCCCACCGTATACCGACAGTTATGGACTGTGATATGGTACTTGCAATGAGCGATG GGAGAGTTGTGGAGTATGACAAACCTACGAAGCTCATGGAAACTGAAGGGTCTCTTTTCCATGAGCTGGTCAAGGAGTATTGGTCATACACATCAAACGGAAACATTTAG